tccatgcctttgggtggggtcgagcatttttgttagagttgagttccacctttagtgccttatggtctgagaagagacaagataaaatttcaattcttttgattctgttgatatttgttttgtgtcccaggatatgatcaattttggagaatgttccatggggtgatgagaagaatgtatattctttatctttgggatggagtgttctatatgcgtctatcaagcacagttgttctagggtctcatttaagtctcttatatccttgtttaatttctgtttagaggatctgtccagctctgtaagaggagtgttaaggtcccctgttattatggtattatcagatatcatattgctcagactgagtaaggtctgtttcaagaatctgggagcatttaaattgggtgcataaatatttagaattgaaatgtcttcttgttgtatttttcccttgaccaatataaagtgaccatctttgtcttttttgactttagttgctttaaatccacacgtatctgaaaataagattgcaactcctcttttcttctgaattccatttgcctgaaaaattgtcttccaacccttgactcagagctttaatttgtcttttgaagccaggtgtgtttcttgcagacagcaaatggatggcttgtgttttttaatccagtcaaccaatctatgtctcttcagtggggaattcaagccattaacatttattgagataactgataagtgtggtagtattctatttgtcttatttggtgagagtccattgcttagttttatcttttgcatcagtgtggaggttaggttctgtcctttaatttctgagttcttactttgctgctgatccattgtggtggtcagtgtgcagaacaggttgaagtatttcctgtagagctggtcttgttgtggcgaatttcctcaatgtttgtatatccgtaaatgatttgatttctccatcaattttgaagcttagcttagcagagtacagaattctgggctgaaaattgttctgtttaagtagattaaaggtagatgaccattgtcttcttgcttggaaagtttcattagagaagtctgcggtcactctgatggatttgcccctgtaggtcaactggcgcttactcctggcagcttgcagaatcttttcttttgtcttgactttggacaggttcatcacaatgtgtcttggagaagctcggttagagttgaggcgacctggggtccgatagccctctgaaagcagtgtgtcaaaatctttggtgatatttgggaaattttcttttataatattctctagtatggcttccattcctctggggcattcttcttccccttctggaattcctataactcgtatgttggaacgcttcataaagtcccataattctgacagtgaacgttctgctttctctctcttcttttctgcctcttttactatctgagttatctcaaaaactttgtcttctacctctgaaattctttcttctgcatggtctaacctgttgctgatactttccattgcatctttaagttccctgattgactgtttcatttccttcagctctgctatatcctttttatattcttcatatcgttcatctcttatttgattctgtttttggatttccttttggttattttccactttattagcagtttccttcattgtttccatcatttctttcattgttttcaacatgtgtattctaaattccctttctgtcattcctaacatttctgtataggtggaatcctctgcagtagctacctcatggtcccttggcggggttgttctggactggttcttcatgttgcctggagttttctgctgattcttcctcatgggtgatttcttttatctgtttccttgccctaattttcctttcacttcctcttgctctttaagttctcgtgcctgtggaagttgcgggcgggtttagatggattgaacacacgcgaccacttgccggttttccactgttttagtcctcctcttggggtccagaagtctctcgctgactccctgtatcctctcaggggtgatgataggcagatcccaccagccagagatgcctggagtcctatctccccagactcacggtgcccagatgcaaggaagctgttacttggctgccatcttgctccgcctaaGCCTCTGctctcagtggggttgatgtgcgttcttcgaccttctttcttggtgcagctccaatccaccaggttacttgctaaatttctgtcctttaactctccttctggacgggagcctctgtggaaagctggcttcagtcagccatcttctcaCAAGGTCCCCAGGACGCGCAACACCACCACGAGCGCCGTGACGAGAGTGCTGGAGCTCCCAGCTTTTccactacttatttatttttttttgagacaagagtctcactttgtcacccttgatagagtgccgtaatgtcacagctcacagcaacctcagactcttgggcttaagcgattttcttgcctcagcctcccaagtagctgggactacaggcagccaccacaacacggggctattttttgttgttgttgttgtagtagtcattgtcgtttttagcaggcccaggccatcaaaccctccagcttggtgtacgtggctggtgccctaaccactgagctacgggcgccaaaccagattaagttttttttttttggctggggctgggtttgaacctaccacctctggcatatgggaccagcgccctatcccttgagccacaggcgccgccccagattaaGGTATTTTAAAGTGATTATCTCACTTCAGGTTGGCAATGCCTTAAAACAGTTCTGTTATATTAAAAAAGGTAAGAATACTTTGCAAAGAAGCATGACCCTTCAAAAATGCAAGACATCCTCCCACTAGAAATACTCTTAAATCATAAAGTGACTGACACCACATCCTAGAGAAAAACTACAGTGGAACATCATCCCAAACGATTCTGTCACAAAAACCAGGCACTAAAAACACAGGATAAATGAATACCAACTAAAGGAAATCAGAATGAATACTCtgaataaaagagaaagttaaattttttatttttttgagaaaagactCTCATTTTGCCGTgcagtcatagttcacagcaacctcaaactcttgagcttaagtaatcctcttgtctcagcctcccaagtacctgtgactacaggttccagccacaacacctggctatctttaaagacggggtctcgctcttgcacaggctggtctcaaaactgtgagctcaggcaatccacctgcctcggcttcccagagtgctatgattacaggcatgagctaccacacccagcctagaaaGTTAAATTTTTTAAGAAGAACCTAAAGAAACAGATCTGATAGATCAAACAAGTAGTTAAGCTATTATAATCATGCCCAGTCATGAAACATACCactagaaaaaactagctgtaCCAAAGGCACACTCCAAAACATATCTGGGCAGTCCTCAACCAACCTAGCAAAAATAAGCATTTACTGTCACTACATAATCAGCACTGTCCCACTCTATTCTTCATGGACCCTGTCTGCTTCCAAGTGCCTCCTCTGGGTTACCCTTATTATTATAGCAAAGCAGTCATGTACTTACTATTCAGTGAAGAACCTGGCAATGCCATATTGACTAATATCCTCCTTGTTCTCTAGCAGCTGGCATACTGCATCCTCCATGTATGTGAGCACATGTCGCTGAGCTGCaaagaaagagcaagagagaaagagaaaatcagaGAGATATTAAAAAAGTTCTCCCAATCCCATTAGGAGGCCATGTAAATCAATTAAGATGTTGGCTTTGCCCTACCAAGTGGACTAGAATAAGCAAAGCAAACTTGCTGGCCCTAACTGAGCTACAGCCTCAAAAGGTAGAGTGGGAGATGATGCAGAATACAACCTATGGCCATCTGACTGGCTGGCAGGCCTGGCATCAACCCTTCATTCTTCATCTCAGTGACAAGAGTGGGCTGAAGAGCTTTAGCACTATTTAGTAGTTCTATATTAAAGTTCTTTATTTTCCATCTCCTTCCATCCTCTTTCACTTCTGCATGTCTCAGAAATTTACCCTAGACTAGACGGTTGGCAATTACATGCCTGAAGCATGAATGATCTCATTGTAAAGAAACCTCAATTatttaatctcaaaaaaaaggcactAGAAAAGCTTAAGAACCATGAAAATTTCAGCACTGATAAGTTATTAACCTTCATAAATAACAAGTCCATGAAATCTCTGTGGCTCCACTTGTTAGACATCATGTTTCTGCATTTGATGTAACCTAGaaatgtgtaaaataatcataagtTTGTTATAAAAAGTATGAGTGtcagatctgggtttgaattACAGCTCTGTTTTTGGTAGCTTCGAATTGGATAGTCACTCATCTACACCCATTTTCTTTATCAAGAGTagaaagcgggcggcgcctgtggctcagtcggtgaggcgccggccccatataccgagggtggcgggttcaaacccggccccggctgaactgcaaaccaaaaaatagctgggcgttgtggtgggcgcctgtagtcccagctgctcgggaggctgaggcaggagaatcgctgaagcccaggagttggaggttgctgtgagctgtgtgaggccacggcactctaccgagggccataaagtgagactctgtctctacaaaaaaaaaaaaaaaaaaaaaaaaaaagagtagaaagcaATATAGTTTAACTATGTTTCTCATAGTATGGTCAATCAACTCCCTGACTTACCCAGGACCCCCTGATAAAATACAGATTTACAGTCTGGCACTATCCCAGATTTAGTGACCTTAAATTTTTAACTGGAGCCCAGTGATTTTTAATAAGTAACCTTGGTGCTTCTTAGgtactcagaagtttgagaatcactggttaAGAACTTGGGGTTTGGgccagtgcggtggctcatacctgcaatcctagcactctggaaggctgaggcaggtattgtcctgagctcacaggttcaagaccagcctgagcaagagagagaccccatttctaaaaacagccaggcgttgtggtgggtacctatagtccctgctacttgggaggctaaggcaagagagaattgcttgagcccgaagagtttcaggttgctgcaagctatgatgccacggcactctacccagggtgacaaagtaagactttgtctcaaaaaaaaaaaaaagacaaaagaacttGGGGTTTGGACTTAACGAGACTTGAGCTCCATTCTCAGTCTTACCACTTCCTAGTTGTGTGACAATTAGCAAACTATTCTCCACGCCTATTTCCTCACTGtaaaatatgattaataataGTATGTACATTATGGAGTTATAAGAATCAAATATAGTAATCAGGTAAaacaccacagtgcctggcacatagtatatacttgataatacattttcttaaaagcCTATTTAAATGGGTTATTGGGAATTTATTGCAATAAACAACATAgccaagccttcttttttttttttattgttggggattcattgagggtacaaagaatcagggtacactgattgaatttgtttgtgtcctgcccccacaaACCTTCTTATAtagcaggtactcaataaatgcttctTCTCCTGAATTTTGTCTTTAGGTAcaacattagtatttttttttttaaaacagacccttattttgtcaccctcagttgagttgctatggtgtcacagttcacagcaacctcaaactcctgggctcaagtgatagtgatcctcttgcctccacctcaaAAGTAGCTGGACTatcggcacccgccacaacacctggctatttttattttttgtttctttctttctttcttttttttatggtgaaaagttatatatttagaattggccAGCCGGACCTGGTTTAaatgatcccaattttgttggcaacatccaaagcatcGTAATCAGGAGCCAGTCGAACACATGCCTTCTTCTCACCATCAGGCCTGATCAGGGTGTTGAGCTTGGCCACATCAATATcataaagcttcttcacagcctgtttgatctggtgcttgttagctttgacatccacaatgaacacaagtgtgttgttgtcttctatcttcttcatGGCATACTCAGTGGTCAGGGGAAACTTGATGATAGCAtagtggtcaagcttgtttctcctgggggCGCTCTTCCGAGGATATTTGGGCTGCCTCCGGAGTCTCAGAGTCTTTGGCCACTGGAAGGTGTGTGATGTacggattttcttttttttgtggctgtggatgccttttagcactgccttcttggccttcaatgcctttgctttggcttcggctttgggaggggcaggaactTCCTTCTTCGCTTTCAGCGCTATCTTGTGAaaagagtattttttatttttttagtaaatctttttctaaattaCACACCACCAATGTTTTCTCCAGTatttgtgtggttttattttattttattttattttatttgcagtttttgtctagggctaggtttgaatccgccacctctggtatatgggaccagtgccctactccttgagccacaggtactgcccctggctatttttagggacagagtcttgctcttgctcaggttggtctcaaactcctaaattctggcaatccacctgcctcggcatcccagagtgctgggattacaggagtaagccactaGGCCCAGCTTCTGACATTAGTATTTTGACACACTTTACCTAGAAGGTTCCAATTCAATATTCCAAGTACCAtccaaaaattcagaaaaaaatactttttttctgggGCAGGGAGAACAAAAATCCAAAAGCAATGACTATCCTGCCAAAATGCAGTTTCACAAAGTTGCTGCCAAGGTAGACATTCACTTCTCTCACAGTTTTGATTACTCTGGAAAATACAGAGGAATTacctaaaatttataaaaatgagtccttcaagggtggcgcctatggctcagtgagtagggcgctggccccatatgccgagggtggcgggttcagacccagcctcagccaaactgcaacagaaaaatagccgggcattgtggcgtgcgcctgtagtcccagctgctctggaggctgaggcaagagaatcgcgtaagcccaagagttagaggttgctgtgagccgtgtgacgccacggcactctacccgagggtggtacagtgagactctctctacaaaaaaaaaaaaaaaaatgagtccttCAAAAAACTATTCCTGAAGTCCTGCTCATTAAGTGAAGCTCATAAAACAAATAAGTTTATCTACTGATCTGAATTCAAGAAAGTCTTCATCTGACAATAGTGACCATGTGATCTACAGTTTCACCACTGTTCATACCAGCCTAATGTCCAGATGAATGACATATTTACATTCGGTGTCTTGTTCtacctaaataaatatttcccaaagcaaacaTCTACCAACCACTACAAACCTtcaccctcccaccccctgaAAAAAGATGTGAAAACCAGATTAGTACTTCATCAACTCAACCGTTCATCCAACTGGAAAActgttcttttaagaaatggCCAAAATTGAGTAAAGCTATGAAATAATATAGGCCACGTTCTAGCATTAACAGTTTTCAAAATACAATCATTTTTGTTAAGCATATATTGAGAGGAAAAAGTGAGCAGACTAACATTTAAATAAGCTGTACTTTCACCTCTctattctccttcctttcttctaccAGTTTATCCTCATCTTATAAAAAGAGTCCTTCCTTAAGCTGTATGGTCTTTTATGATTTAGCTCTACCTAAGGCTagtacaggatttttttttttttcctttttgatgggAGAAATGAAAGAGCTGTACTTAGAAGCAAATCCtactgcttctcctcctccttagcTCCGGGAACTAAAAGTTAATGTGAAAGCCCTTTATGGGAGAAATGTTTTCAGAGCAGTTAGAATCAAAGTACTTTTGTGATCCTAGGGAAAAAAGAGGgaattttatggaaaatatactttgcactaaaaatataaaaaagaaaagaaaaacataggaccatatatattaaacatttatctGTCAATCAAATATTtagtttaatattataaataataacaacTGCCATTTATGAGACTTTGTGCAACTTACTAAATAACAATATGTACCAGATATAGTACTGGCTAATGGTTTTACATCATGAGTTATTTCATTCagtcctcacaacaatcctatgatAGTTATTCTTATACTCCTCTTTTATAAATGAGAGAACTAAAGCTTATAAAAAATTAGGTAACTTGTTCAAGATTACACAGCTATGAAGAAGAAAAGCCAAGATTTGAACTAAGGTTTGTCTGATGCCAAAATGCTCTTAACACATTAACTCAACATTAACACTTTATAATgttatgaaagtaaaaattaccTGTATTTTACAAAGAACGCAAAGGCAGAAATGTATGGTGATAGTAAAATCACCCGAAAGATGTGTTCCATTTGTTTCTATGTAAATGTGTGTGTCTGTCCTGTCTCCACCTTCATACTAGTCAGCATCTGTGTGAAGTTAGAACTTGTCCCCAGATTTCAAAGTTTCTAACAAGAACCAACCCACCCATTGCTAGCTCACAAAGTGGAAATAGACAGCCCtgacattctttttatttgttagaGAATGGAAGGAGCTAAGAAGTAGGGAAAAGTTCCTCCCTGCTAAGAATTTCACACTAACCAACAGCCAAGTGCAAGCTCTCTTAATTGCAGCTCCCCTCCCCCAAGTGGTTTCCTTCACCTGCAGCTTTTATCAGTCCACTGTTCCCTCTGTGGTTAAGTATACCACCCAACCCTGGAAAATCCTTACAGTTTACCAAACTTCAATGAGACAGAAGTTCAAAGCTCTCACCTGGCAACAAAACACGGCAAGtgttgttttatattattttttaaatgcaaaggaATAAGCTATAATTTATGTGAATGATTAAAGAAAACAGCACACCTGCATCCCTGGAGGGCAAAGATATCTGGGCATCTTAGCTGCCCTCTTCGAAAAGGAAAAGCATTTAAAACTGACTGGCTTTTCCTCTTAGGTTTGCCGTGACTTCCTCAACAAGATGAGGATTAAGTTTTCTGTCATGCACCAATAAGGCTCTATTGTCCTAAAATCCACAATAATGCCCAATCGTCCACGTCTTGTTTAGATAGCATCATTGTCTGAGATAAGCACTCATATAACTTCATCATGCTGTGCTGAAGAATCTATGGGAAAATGTAAGTAAACACTATATGATTCTTACATAAAACTAGCAAGTGAAAGTAAGTGTAGATCAGAAACGTCTTTGTTCTGTTGATTCACCCCATGCTGATCTATATACCACCATCACTCTTGCTATAAAATGGGTATGATATTAAGGATTATATGCAtgataataaacatttgtttgtttgtttaaacagggtcgcactctgtcacctggctggagtgcagtggtggaaTCACAGCTTATTgcaggactcaagtgatcctcttgcttcaggcctctccagtagctgggactataggcatgcactaccacaccAAGGCTAAGCTACTTCTTTAGAAATCACTCAATATATACAAAAGGTAACCTGTTAATGATTAATATGACTATGCTACATACTGATTCCATAGAGTAAAAGAGAACAGCAATTTACTGTAGTGGTTAAGAATGTGGGGTTTTGATCCAGGCTGACTTGGATTTGACTTCTAGTTCTGGCACTTACTGTATGTCTTTACGTAAGTTACCTAATCTCTCTGcccttttctgtaaaattgtgACAATAACAGTACTGACCAATGAAGCCTACaagaaggattaaatgaaataatctatGTTATAAAGTTAGCCTGGCACATAgaaaagtgctcaataaatattagcccTCTAGTCATTTTAAAGATCTGTTCATCTAACCAAAAATGTTTACAGATTATCTTAAAGGATTCTTGACCT
This is a stretch of genomic DNA from Nycticebus coucang isolate mNycCou1 chromosome 14, mNycCou1.pri, whole genome shotgun sequence. It encodes these proteins:
- the LOC128565232 gene encoding 60S ribosomal protein L23a-like, which produces MVARAVGSSTLEAEIALKAKKEVPAPPKAEAKAKALKAKKAVLKGIHSHKKKKIRTSHTFQWPKTLRLRRQPKYPRKSAPRRNKLDHYAIIKFPLTTEYAMKKIEDNNTLVFIVDVKANKHQIKQAVKKLYDIDVAKLNTLIRPDGEKKACVRLAPDYDALDVANKIGII